In a genomic window of Mycosarcoma maydis chromosome 5, whole genome shotgun sequence:
- a CDS encoding uncharacterized protein (related to Pab1 dependent poly(A)-specific ribonuclease PAN3), producing MYPYSQSQQPPYHHPHKQQSQPPPHFNHTHHPPSLPHPSQQQHNQPYAQQTTSSTHLHSRPAMQQHHHSQHQIQSSAFNGALPPRPTRSSAIPIVAPASTPAPPAAPSKSAISYGAATAVGTPPQSETPKSPIASNANASARKPCRNVAIYGNCKYQNDGCPFDHASASTSSSAVQQLKSPASQNASALSAASPANSPNKTRGALNPPSSPLKGSLSARNVAAAVFVPKVNGSSSPSLSVASPAPASRSTLDAVTSELSDLRVDSSTTNQVSPSAYTHNGPSTPNMYTSSYDVDPLSSSFDPTHPSSTAAHDQQIATATPSAHASRPYNPYEHMNEFGDPSPGQGPPGIGLSAGIDYYSAAANGAAKIRQPLHYHLYAPPLPHVSNLHPHHLTANAFFLHPNQREELQRKQEAMLASVPPPELGGPNLPEELHVYHSLVPLEHPGPGAPSTMGMPPGLIDPRMGNPGSNGATGASGDHSKVFGYRSHSYKATCTLDGKRYVLRRLESFRLQHEAAIALVERWRRIRHPSIVSVREAFTTRAFGDQSIVFVYDYHPLATTLYAEHMTIKAAQPDRRTGRLQPVSMQVPERTLWSYLCQLTSALRSIHSSNLAARCIEASKVLRTGKNRVRINCCSVFDVIAYNPDETGSDALKAQQQEDMVNLGALIVSIGLNSISATNDIASSLATFAGRYSAELKNVVAWLVAQTPAPYESVGGDDVVEVARNVTELIKVLGSHCADEMDSALNYTDLMENSLMKELENGRLVRLLCKFGFINERPEFDHDPRWAETGDRYVIKLFRDHVFHSVDEAGRPVVDLSHILTNLNKLDAGTDEKIMLTSRDEQSCLVVSYREIKNCIESAFQDLSRTR from the coding sequence ATGTATCCCTAttcgcagtcgcagcaaCCGCCGTACCACCATCCGCATAAACAGCAATCACAACCTCCACCTCATTTTAACCACACACATCATCCTCCCTCTCTGCCCCACCCTTCCCAACAGCAGCATAACCAGCCATACGCGCAGCAAACAACATCGTCTACACACCTGCACAGTCGGCCTGCCATgcagcaacatcatcaTTCTCAGCATCAAATCCAGTCGTCCGCGTTCAACGGCGCCTTGCCTCCAAGGCCCACCCGCAGCTCCGCCATCCCCATCGTAGCCCCTGCCTCCACTCCGGCTCCTCCAGCTGCACCCTCAAAGTCCGCGATCTCCTACGGTGCTGCAACTGCTGTCGGTACACCGCCACAGTCAGAAACACCAAAGTCTCCCATCGCCTCCAATGCCAACGCATCAGCGCGCAAACCGTGTCGCAACGTAGCCATCTATGGCAACTGCAAGTATCAGAATGACGGTTGCCCCTTCGATCACGCCTCTGCTTCCACTTCGTCCTCTGCCGTACAGCAGCTCAAGTCTCCCGCTTCTCAAAATGCTTCCGCACTATCAGCCGCCTCGCCTGCCAATTCGCCCAACAAGACCAGAGGCGCCCTCAATCCTCCCTCAAGTCCACTCAAGGGCTCCCTCAGCGCTCGCAACGTCGCAGCCGCCGTCTTTGTGCCCAAGGTCAATGGAAGCTCCTCGCCCTCGCTCTCTGTCGCCTCACCTGCCCCAGCTTCCAGATCCACTCTCGATGCCGTCACCTCCGAGCTTAGCGACCTGAGAGTCGATtcgtccaccaccaacCAAGTGTCTCCCAGTGCATACACCCACAACGGCCCCTCCACACCCAACATGTACACCTCCAGCTACGACGTTGACCCCCTCAGTAGCTCTTTTGATCCTACCCATCCAAGCAGCACGGCTGCACACGATCAGCAGATCGCCACGGCTACTCCTTCGGCACATGCCTCGCGTCCCTACAACCCCTACGAGCACATGAACGAGTTTGGCGACCCATCTCCAGGACAAGGCCCGCCCGGTATCGGTCTTAGCGCTGGTATCGACTACTACTCGGCTGCCGCAAACGGTGCCGCTAAGATCCGTCAGCCGCTCCACTACCACCTCTACGCACCGCCGTTGCCGCACGTCTCCAACTTGCATCCCCATCACCTCACCGCCAACGCTTTCTTCCTCCACCCCAATCAACgcgaggagctgcagcgcaagcaagAGGCGATGCTTGCCAGCGTCCCTCCTCCCGAGCTTGGCGGTCCCAACCTACCCGAAGAGCTGCACGTCTATCACTCGCTAGTGCCACTCGAGCATCCTGGTCCCGGCGCTCCTTCCACCATGGGCATGCCTCCCGGACTTATCGACCCCCGCATGGGCAATCCTGGTTCCAACGGTGCCACGGGCGCCTCGGGCGATCACAGCAAAGTGTTCGGATATCGAAGCCACTCGTACAAGGCCACTTGCACGCTTGATGGCAAGCGATACGTGCTGCGCAGGCTTGAGAGCTTTCGACTGCAACACGAGGCTGCCATCGCTCTGGTCGAACGCTGGCGTCGCATTCGCCATCCTAGCATCGTCAGCGTTCGCGAAGCTTTCACTACACGCGCTTTCGGCGATCAGTCGATTGTCTTTGTCTACGACTACCATCCCTTGGCCACTACGCTCTACGCAGAGCACATGACCATCAAGGCAGCTCAACCCGATCGTCGCACCGGTCGATTGCAGCCCGTTTCCATGCAGGTACCCGAACGCACCTTGTGGAGCTACCTCTGCCAGTTGACCTCGGCACTCCGTTCCATCCACTCGAGCAATCTCGCCGCGCGGTGCATCGAAGCCAGCAAGGTTCTGCGCACGGGCAAGAATCGTGTCCGTATCAACTGCTGCTCCGTCTTTGACGTGATTGCCTACAATCCTGACGAAACTGGCTCGGACGCGCTCAaggctcagcagcaagaggaTATGGTCAACCTCGGTGCGCTCATCGTCAGCATTGGCCTCAACAGCATCTCTGCGACCAACGACATTGCTTCCAGTTTAGCCACCTTTGCTGGTCGCTACTCTGCTGAGCTCAAGAATGTTGTCGCATGGCTGGTGGCGCAGACGCCTGCTCCTTACGAGTCTGTCGGCGGCGACGATGTGGTCGAGGTCGCTCGCAACGTCACCGAGCTGATCAAGGTGCTCGGCAGCCACTgcgccgacgagatggattCAGCGCTCAACTACACCGACTTGATGGAAAATTCATTGATgaaggagctcgaaaaCGGTCGGCTGGTGCGCTTGTTGTGCAAATTTGGCTTTATCAACGAGCGCCCCGAGTTTGACCACGATCCGCGTTGGGCAGAGACCGGTGATCGTTACGTGATCAAACTGTTCCGCGACCACGTCTTCCACTCAGTCGACGAAGCCGGTCGTCCCGTGGTGGATCTGAGTCACATCTTGACCAacctcaacaagctcgacgccggCACCGACGAAAAGATTATGCTCACCTCGCGCGATGAACAAAGCTGCCTAGTGGTAAGCTACCGAGAGATCAAGAACTGCATCGAGAGTGCTTTCCAGGATCTGTCACGAACACGCTAG